TTGAGGTATTCCAAAGCTGTATAGTGCCAAAGCTCAACGAAGGTAAGCGTTTTGTGTTTTATAACCTTTCATTCGTTGAGAGGTTTTTTAGTTTGTAAAAAAGTGGAGGTGGGAAGGATGGACGATGGCGGTAATATGGCGGTAATAGTATAAACAGTGGAAGTACAGGTATATGTAATATGACATTAAACATTGTTTGCTATTGGGCTGCGTCCATTCTTCACTGGTTTAGCCCTTTAGCATAATATATGTGCGGAGGGAGGATAAACGTTTCATTTCTTAAAGCCTTATTACATATATCTCTAATCAATAACCAAATCTTTTTTACATTCCACTGTAATGGTTGCTGCTGTATAACGCCCGTTAGCTGTATTTTCTCTTAATACAGTTTTGTTGTGATGTTCTTTTATTAAAACCAGTAAATATTTATTTCAGGGGTTGTAATAATAAAGCAGAGTAGACAACCTTTAGTTGGTTATTGTCTTTTGGAGGTGTGAGCAATGAAGAAAAACAAAAAGAATGCATTAACGAATACGATAATGGATAGACTTATCGAGTTTTCAACGAAGGATATAAAAGAAGTTTTTGCCACGTTAAATACTACACTGGAGGGATTGGATTCTGTAGAAGCAGAACTGCGTCTTGAAATGCATGGGACGAACCAAATAGTCCACGAAAAAGCAGCACCGTGGTTTGTTCAGCTTATTAAGGCATTTATTAATCCATTTATCGGTGTGCTGATTTTTCTGGCGGGGGTATCGCTTGTAATGGATGTAATACTGGCTGCTCCCGAAAATAGAAGCTGGAGAACGGTCATTGTTATAACGACAATGGTTACAATAAGCGGTTTGCTTCGTTTCTTTCAGGAGTTTCGTTCAAACAAAGAAGCAGAAAAATTAAAGGCACTGGTTCATACAACAGCTTCGGTGGTTCGGAGCGACACAGGAAAACAGGAAATAGAAATGGCAGAGATTGTACCCGGGGATATTATCCACCTTGCAGCAGGGGACATGATACCTGCCGATGTAAGGATTATTTCATCAAAAGACCTGTTTGTCAGCCAATCAGCTTTAACAGGAGAGTCGGAGCCGGTTGAAAAATACGATACTTTAAAATACGATGTGAATCAACAAAAAAGCATCAGCCTTTCAGAACTTGATAATATTTGCTTTATGGGAACAAACGTAGTTAGTGGGGCGGCTGTTGCTGTTGTTCTCTCTACTGGCAACAACACCTATTTTGGTTCTATGGCAAAATCCCTTGTGGGGCAGCGTGCGTTAACCAGCTTTGACAAAGGGGTCAACAGCATTAGCTGGCTGCTTATACGATTTATGTTTGTCATGGTTCCGATCGTGTTTTTGGTCAACGGATTTACAAAAGGAGACTGGCTGGATGCATTTCTTTTTGCTGTCTCGGTGGCTGTAGGTCTTACTCCTGAAATGCTGCCTATGATAGTTACAACCAATCTTGCCAAAGGTGCCGTTGCAATGGCAAAACGTAAAACCGTTGTTAAAAGGTTGAATGCTATCCAGAATTTCGGCGCGATGGATATCCTCTGTACCGATAAAACAGGTACGCTGACGCTGGATAAAATTGTCCTTGAACGTCATCTGGACATTCACGGGAACGAAGATGACAGGGTATTAAGACACGCCTATCTTAACAGTTATTATCAAACAGGGCTGAAAAACCTGATGGATGTTGCTGTACTGGAGTTTGGGGCGAAAAAAGGCTTTGAAAATTTGGAACAAATCTACAGAAAAGTAGACGAAATCCCTTTTGATTTTACAAGACGCAGAATGTCGGTAGTATTGCAAAACGGAAGCGACAAAAGGCAGCTTGTTACCA
This window of the Bacillota bacterium genome carries:
- the mgtA gene encoding magnesium-translocating P-type ATPase — its product is MKKNKKNALTNTIMDRLIEFSTKDIKEVFATLNTTLEGLDSVEAELRLEMHGTNQIVHEKAAPWFVQLIKAFINPFIGVLIFLAGVSLVMDVILAAPENRSWRTVIVITTMVTISGLLRFFQEFRSNKEAEKLKALVHTTASVVRSDTGKQEIEMAEIVPGDIIHLAAGDMIPADVRIISSKDLFVSQSALTGESEPVEKYDTLKYDVNQQKSISLSELDNICFMGTNVVSGAAVAVVLSTGNNTYFGSMAKSLVGQRALTSFDKGVNSISWLLIRFMFVMVPIVFLVNGFTKGDWLDAFLFAVSVAVGLTPEMLPMIVTTNLAKGAVAMAKRKTVVKRLNAIQNFGAMDILCTDKTGTLTLDKIVLERHLDIHGNEDDRVLRHAYLNSYYQTGLKNLMDVAVLEFGAKKGFENLEQIYRKVDEIPFDFTRRRMSVVLQNGSDKRQLVTKGAEEEMLSICSYAEYRGEVVPLTDDIRKEVKEMVKQLNKEGMRVLAVAQKNNVPHEGVFSVKDESEMVLMGYIGFLDPPKETAASAIKALNEYGVKVKILTGDNEIVTKKICKEVGLPVDNILLGSQIDGMADEELAEAAENTTIFAKLSPLQKSRIIKMLQSKGHTVGYMGDGINDAAALREADVGISVDTAVDIAKESADIILLEKSLMVLEEGVIEGRKTFGNIIKYIKMTASSNFGNMFSVLAASAFLPFLPMLPIHILVQNLFYDISQISIPWDNMDEDYLKVPRRWDASNVSKFMIFIGPISSIFDIVTYLVMWFVFKANAPAFQSLFQSGWFIEGLLSQTLIVHMIRTEKVPFIQSRAARPVLLLTGAIIALGIAIPFTPFGRSIGLQPLPLTYFPWLIGILLSYCLLTQSIKTWYIKKFKTWL